A single Desulfovibrio piger DNA region contains:
- a CDS encoding P-II family nitrogen regulator: MKKLEIIIRPSKFEEVKQQLTDIGIHGMNYSEVRGFGRQHGHTEVYRGSSYAVDCLPKVKIEIVVHDEALEKVLQAVSAARTGEIGDGKIFIYDVLDAIRIRTGERGPAAL, encoded by the coding sequence ATGAAAAAGCTCGAAATCATCATCCGTCCGTCCAAGTTCGAAGAAGTGAAGCAACAGCTGACTGATATCGGCATCCACGGCATGAACTACAGCGAAGTCCGCGGCTTCGGCCGCCAGCACGGCCATACGGAAGTCTATCGCGGCTCAAGCTACGCCGTGGACTGCCTGCCCAAGGTCAAAATAGAGATCGTGGTCCATGACGAGGCGCTGGAAAAGGTGCTGCAGGCGGTTTCCGCAGCCCGCACCGGAGAGATAGGTGACGGCAAGATCTTCATCTATGACGTGCTGGATGCCATCCGCATCCGTACCGGTGAACGCGGCCCCGCAGCCCTGTAA
- a CDS encoding ammonium transporter has translation MNPADTAFILICTTFVMLMTPALALFYGGLVRSKNILSTCMHSYAALGLVSIIWALVGYSLAFSGDISGIIGNLNHVFLTGVGAEANGPATNLPHNVFMAFQCMFAALTVALISGAYAERIRFSAMLVFSALWTIFAYCPMAHWVWGGGWMAKLGAVDFAGGAVVHMASAAAALACAHAVGPRTDLGKTPMIPNNLPMTLFGGGLLWFGWFGFNAGSALAANGLAGHALVTTHLATAGGIFGWMILEYLRFGKATTLGAISGALAGLVSITPAAGFVETMPALFIGFAGGMICYGGILLKNRLGYDDALDVVGIHGVGGTWGAFATGLFASASINGVNGLFYGNPWQLVVQIISIVATWGFVYLVSRILLKLTDSLVGLRVDPASEVSGLDLSLHNERGYTL, from the coding sequence ATGAATCCCGCAGACACCGCGTTCATCCTTATTTGCACAACGTTCGTCATGCTCATGACTCCCGCCCTGGCCTTGTTCTACGGCGGGCTCGTCCGGTCAAAGAACATCCTCTCCACCTGCATGCACAGCTATGCGGCCCTGGGGCTGGTCTCCATCATCTGGGCCCTGGTCGGTTATTCCCTCGCCTTCAGCGGTGATATTTCCGGCATCATCGGCAATCTCAACCATGTGTTCCTCACGGGTGTGGGCGCCGAAGCCAACGGCCCGGCAACCAACCTGCCGCACAACGTCTTCATGGCCTTCCAGTGCATGTTTGCGGCCCTCACCGTGGCGCTCATTTCCGGTGCCTATGCCGAACGCATTCGTTTCTCGGCCATGCTGGTCTTCTCCGCACTGTGGACGATCTTTGCCTACTGCCCCATGGCGCACTGGGTCTGGGGCGGCGGCTGGATGGCCAAGCTCGGTGCCGTGGACTTTGCCGGTGGCGCCGTGGTGCACATGGCTTCCGCTGCGGCGGCCCTGGCCTGCGCCCATGCGGTGGGCCCCCGTACTGATCTCGGCAAGACGCCCATGATCCCCAACAACCTGCCCATGACGCTCTTTGGCGGCGGCCTGCTCTGGTTCGGCTGGTTCGGCTTCAATGCCGGCAGCGCCCTGGCTGCCAACGGCCTTGCGGGCCACGCCCTGGTCACCACGCATCTGGCCACGGCCGGCGGCATCTTCGGCTGGATGATCCTTGAATACCTGCGCTTCGGCAAGGCCACGACCCTGGGTGCCATCTCCGGAGCGCTGGCGGGCCTCGTCTCCATCACGCCCGCGGCCGGTTTCGTGGAAACCATGCCCGCCCTGTTCATCGGCTTTGCCGGCGGCATGATCTGCTACGGCGGCATCCTGCTCAAGAACCGCCTGGGCTATGACGACGCCCTCGACGTGGTGGGCATCCACGGTGTGGGCGGCACCTGGGGCGCCTTCGCCACCGGCCTGTTCGCCTCCGCCAGCATCAACGGCGTCAACGGCCTGTTTTACGGCAACCCGTGGCAGCTCGTGGTGCAGATCATCTCCATCGTCGCCACCTGGGGCTTTGTCTACCTGGTCAGCCGCATCCTGCTGAAGCTGACGGATTCCCTGGTGGGCCTGCGTGTGGATCCCGCTTCCGAAGTCAGTGGCCTGGACCTCAGCCTGCATAACGAACGCGGCTATACCCTGTAA